One Zetaproteobacteria bacterium DNA window includes the following coding sequences:
- the sufC gene encoding Fe-S cluster assembly ATPase SufC, producing the protein MLEIRNLHVSVEGREILKGIDLTIRAGEVHAIMGPNGSGKSTLSNVIAGRPGYTVTGGSIRYEGRDLLPLKPEERSWAGIFLAFQYPVEIPGVNNAYLLKAGLNAMRKQRGEEELDAMDFMALVQEKARLVELDPSFLSRSVNEGFSGGEKKRNEIFQMAVLEPKLALLDETDSGLDIDALRIVAGGINKLRSPKRAIVMVTHYQRLLDYITPDFVHVLADGRIQASGDAELAHKLEREGYDWLNR; encoded by the coding sequence ATGCTGGAGATCAGGAACCTGCACGTGTCGGTCGAAGGACGGGAGATCCTCAAGGGGATCGACCTGACCATCCGCGCCGGCGAAGTCCATGCGATCATGGGCCCCAACGGCTCGGGCAAGTCGACACTATCCAACGTCATCGCCGGGCGCCCCGGCTATACCGTCACCGGCGGCTCGATCCGCTACGAAGGGCGCGACCTGCTGCCGCTCAAGCCGGAGGAGCGCTCCTGGGCCGGAATCTTCCTCGCCTTTCAGTACCCGGTGGAGATCCCCGGCGTCAACAACGCCTACCTGCTCAAGGCCGGGCTCAACGCCATGCGCAAGCAACGCGGCGAAGAGGAGCTGGATGCGATGGATTTCATGGCGCTGGTGCAGGAGAAGGCCAGGCTGGTCGAGCTCGACCCCTCCTTTCTGTCGCGCTCGGTCAACGAGGGGTTCTCCGGCGGCGAGAAGAAACGCAACGAGATCTTCCAGATGGCGGTGCTGGAGCCGAAGCTGGCCCTGCTCGACGAGACCGACTCCGGCCTCGACATCGACGCGCTGCGCATCGTCGCCGGCGGCATCAACAAACTGCGCAGCCCCAAACGGGCGATCGTCATGGTCACCCACTACCAGCGACTGCTCGACTACATCACCCCCGACTTCGTCCATGTGCTGGCCGACGGCCGCATCCAGGCCTCCGGTGACGCTGAATTGGCCCACAAGCTGGAGCGCGAGGGCTACGACTGGCTCAACCGATGA
- a CDS encoding response regulator codes for MKPGRILLLEDSADDAELITELIADHLGAATRVDHAAEVEEADRLLDAADDYDLILVDYMLGTPPDGAEWTAQAAARRSLPPVIMLTGMPDAPAIERIAGRMPEISWFVTKDRLAEELPRAIDSAMANRPDRPSCDGIILLADDDADDRLLIEDALREVEGEFRLDLVGDGAELMAYLHRRGAFRHLAGTPLPGLILLDLNMPRMDGRMALRALRSDPELRRIPVVILSASDAGCDIQEGYELGANSFVCKPASFDGLVTMMRTLTDYWFRLVALPVRLR; via the coding sequence ATGAAACCGGGACGGATTCTGCTGCTGGAGGACAGTGCAGACGACGCCGAGCTGATCACGGAGCTCATAGCCGACCACCTCGGCGCAGCCACCCGCGTCGACCACGCCGCCGAGGTGGAGGAGGCCGACCGGCTGCTCGATGCCGCCGACGACTACGACCTGATCCTGGTCGACTACATGCTCGGCACCCCGCCCGACGGTGCCGAGTGGACCGCGCAGGCCGCCGCCCGCCGTTCGCTGCCGCCGGTGATCATGCTCACCGGCATGCCGGATGCGCCGGCCATCGAACGGATCGCCGGACGGATGCCGGAGATCTCCTGGTTCGTCACCAAGGACCGGCTGGCCGAGGAGCTGCCCCGGGCCATCGACTCGGCGATGGCCAACCGGCCCGACCGACCCTCCTGCGACGGCATCATCCTGCTCGCCGACGACGATGCCGACGACCGGCTGCTGATCGAAGACGCCCTGCGTGAAGTGGAGGGGGAGTTCCGCCTCGATCTCGTCGGTGACGGCGCGGAGCTGATGGCCTACCTCCACCGGCGCGGCGCCTTCCGCCACCTGGCCGGCACCCCCCTGCCGGGGCTGATCCTGCTCGATCTCAACATGCCGCGCATGGACGGCCGCATGGCTCTGCGCGCACTGCGCAGCGATCCGGAGCTGCGTCGCATCCCGGTCGTCATCCTCTCGGCATCCGACGCCGGATGCGACATCCAGGAGGGCTACGAGTTGGGGGCCAACTCCTTCGTCTGCAAACCGGCCTCCTTTGACGGGCTGGTCACCATGATGCGCACCCTGACCGACTACTGGTTCCGGCTGGTCGCCCTGCCCGTCCGCCTCCGCTGA
- a CDS encoding SUF system Fe-S cluster assembly regulator, with protein MENRVFRSPSQQKVHGRTFCDRNKLKLTKLTDYGMLLMTRLAASDQSIWTAPELAAATALPAPTVRKLLQSLLRRHLLISQRGARGGYRLARRPQEISLREVVDALEGGVTLTECNSDRGQCDRQSDCTMRAGWQRINEAMRELLDSITLAELARPDFAPRFVRVATIPVAQEEATSRLARKM; from the coding sequence ATCGAAAACCGCGTCTTTCGATCGCCGTCTCAGCAAAAAGTCCACGGACGGACTTTTTGCGATCGAAACAAACTGAAGCTGACCAAACTGACCGACTACGGCATGCTGCTGATGACCAGGCTGGCAGCCTCCGACCAGTCGATATGGACGGCGCCGGAGCTGGCTGCCGCCACCGCGCTTCCCGCGCCGACGGTACGCAAGCTGCTGCAATCACTGCTGCGCCGCCATCTCTTGATCTCACAGCGCGGTGCCCGCGGCGGCTACCGGCTGGCCCGACGGCCGCAGGAGATTTCGCTGCGTGAGGTGGTCGACGCGCTGGAGGGGGGTGTAACACTGACCGAGTGCAACAGCGACCGCGGCCAATGCGACCGACAATCCGACTGCACCATGCGCGCCGGCTGGCAGCGCATCAACGAGGCGATGCGGGAGCTGCTCGACTCCATCACCCTGGCCGAGCTCGCCCGACCCGACTTCGCCCCGCGCTTCGTGCGCGTGGCCACCATCCCGGTGGCACAGGAGGAAGCGACATCCCGCCTAGCGAGGAAGATGTAA
- a CDS encoding cysteine desulfurase, whose amino-acid sequence MNIEQIRAQFPALQQQAHGHPLAYLDNAATTQKPQCVIDAVRRYYEQDNANIHRGVHMLSERATAAYEGVRVSIADFFHAGDPCEVIFTRGATEAINLVAASWGAANLRAGDEILLSAMEHHSNIVPWQMVARRTGAVIRVLPMDGRGALCMEQLDALLTERTRLVGVVQMSNALGTVNPVAEIIERAHAVGAVVLVDGAQSAAHMPIDLQALGADFFVTSAHKMYGPTGIGVLIGRRALLEEMPPWQGGGDMIRTVRFQESSYAPLPHKFEAGTPNIAGVIGFGAAIDWLSAIGFPAIAEAERTLLAYATERAMAFDGLRIIGTAPHKACVLSFVLDGVHPHDLGTILDSEGVAIRAGHHCAMPVMEHFGLPATARASLAIYNTRAEIDALFCALKKARALFG is encoded by the coding sequence ATGAACATCGAGCAGATCCGGGCGCAGTTCCCCGCGTTGCAGCAGCAGGCGCACGGCCACCCCCTGGCCTACCTCGACAACGCCGCCACCACCCAGAAGCCGCAGTGCGTCATCGACGCCGTGCGCCGCTACTATGAGCAGGACAACGCCAACATCCACCGCGGCGTCCACATGCTCTCCGAGCGGGCCACCGCCGCCTACGAGGGGGTGCGCGTCTCCATCGCCGATTTCTTCCACGCCGGCGATCCGTGCGAGGTGATCTTCACCCGCGGCGCCACCGAGGCGATCAACCTGGTCGCAGCCAGCTGGGGCGCGGCCAACCTCAGAGCGGGCGACGAGATCCTGCTTTCGGCCATGGAGCACCACTCCAACATCGTCCCCTGGCAGATGGTCGCCCGCCGCACCGGCGCGGTCATCCGGGTGTTGCCGATGGATGGACGCGGCGCGCTCTGCATGGAACAGCTCGATGCGCTGCTCACCGAGCGCACCCGACTGGTCGGCGTGGTGCAGATGTCCAACGCGCTCGGCACCGTCAATCCGGTGGCGGAGATCATCGAGCGGGCGCACGCCGTCGGCGCGGTGGTGCTGGTCGACGGCGCCCAGTCGGCCGCCCACATGCCGATCGACCTGCAGGCGCTGGGCGCCGACTTCTTCGTCACCAGCGCCCACAAGATGTACGGCCCCACCGGCATCGGCGTGCTGATCGGCCGGCGGGCGCTGCTCGAGGAGATGCCGCCGTGGCAGGGCGGCGGCGACATGATCCGCACGGTCCGCTTCCAGGAGAGCAGCTACGCCCCGCTGCCGCACAAGTTCGAGGCCGGCACCCCCAACATCGCCGGTGTCATCGGCTTCGGCGCGGCGATCGACTGGCTCTCCGCCATCGGCTTCCCGGCGATCGCCGAGGCGGAACGCACGCTGCTCGCCTACGCCACCGAACGGGCGATGGCGTTCGACGGGCTGCGCATCATCGGCACCGCGCCGCACAAGGCGTGCGTGCTCTCCTTCGTCCTCGACGGCGTCCATCCGCACGACCTCGGCACCATCCTGGACAGCGAAGGCGTGGCGATCCGCGCCGGCCACCACTGCGCCATGCCGGTGATGGAGCACTTCGGGCTGCCGGCCACCGCCCGCGCCTCGCTGGCCATCTACAACACGCGCGCGGAGATCGACGCGCTCTTTTGCGCACTAAAGAAGGCGCGGGCACTCTTCGGATGA
- the sufD gene encoding Fe-S cluster assembly protein SufD: MCWPTAASRPPVTLNWPTSWSARATTGSTDDGIERSRHRDVGVPRKTETCTCKRRSCKAIEDRTLRSLSSKKSTDGLFAIPLRMTTLPLHPPIPLPDGRDEAWRYTSLTPLADRLGARWWQPLEAAPADPAPPPGLDAIDLMRDPLPEAIARTDEEAGPADDHAPFAARLAACFAPTVQTIQIAAQYRSALPLLLIHPDSEGAGYRRHALRVGCGAEVTLIELFAGDRPQMGLTCSHLSINLEPGARLTHYRLQRFGPDQFHLGALTLSQQRESDYRLHAIELGGALARLDLSIALQQPGAACALHGLFLLDGQQHADHQVAMHHAAPHCRSRADYRTVLAGRAHAVFNGRVVVDRGACGTDSAQRNANLLLSRQAEVDTKPELEIYNDDVRCAHGATVGQLDAEQLFYLRSRGLTEAEARHALVVAFADALLAGIALAPLRQAIESAAADKIAQEPCK, encoded by the coding sequence ATGTGCTGGCCGACGGCCGCATCCAGGCCTCCGGTGACGCTGAATTGGCCCACAAGCTGGAGCGCGAGGGCTACGACTGGCTCAACCGATGACGGTATCGAGCGAAGCCGGCATCGCGACGTCGGCGTACCGCGCAAAACCGAAACTTGCACATGCAAGCGACGCTCTTGCAAGGCGATCGAAGACCGCACGCTTCGATCCCTGTCGAGCAAAAAGTCCACGGACGGGCTTTTTGCGATTCCATTACGCATGACGACTTTACCGCTGCATCCCCCCATCCCCCTGCCCGATGGCCGCGACGAGGCGTGGCGCTACACCAGCCTCACCCCGCTGGCCGACCGGCTGGGCGCGCGCTGGTGGCAGCCGCTCGAGGCGGCGCCCGCCGATCCCGCACCGCCGCCCGGGCTGGATGCGATCGATCTCATGCGTGATCCACTGCCGGAGGCGATCGCCCGCACCGACGAGGAGGCAGGCCCTGCCGACGACCATGCCCCCTTCGCCGCCCGGCTGGCCGCCTGCTTCGCCCCCACCGTGCAGACGATCCAGATTGCAGCGCAGTACCGGTCGGCGCTGCCGCTGCTGCTCATCCATCCCGACAGCGAGGGAGCCGGCTACCGGCGCCACGCCCTGCGCGTCGGCTGCGGCGCCGAGGTCACCCTGATCGAGCTCTTCGCCGGCGACCGGCCGCAGATGGGGCTGACCTGCAGCCATCTGAGCATCAACCTCGAACCCGGCGCGCGGCTGACCCACTACCGGCTGCAGCGCTTCGGCCCCGATCAGTTCCACCTCGGGGCGCTGACCCTCTCCCAACAGCGGGAGAGCGACTACCGGCTGCACGCCATCGAGCTGGGCGGGGCGCTCGCCCGGCTCGATCTCTCGATCGCGCTGCAACAACCGGGCGCGGCCTGCGCATTGCACGGCCTGTTCCTGCTCGACGGCCAGCAGCATGCCGACCATCAGGTCGCCATGCACCACGCCGCCCCCCACTGCCGCAGCCGCGCCGACTACCGCACGGTGCTGGCCGGGCGCGCCCACGCCGTGTTCAACGGTCGGGTGGTGGTCGATCGGGGCGCCTGCGGCACCGATTCGGCCCAGCGCAACGCCAATCTGCTCCTCTCCCGCCAGGCGGAGGTCGACACCAAGCCGGAGCTGGAGATCTACAACGACGATGTCCGCTGCGCCCACGGCGCCACAGTCGGCCAGCTCGATGCCGAACAGCTCTTCTACCTGCGCTCGCGCGGCCTCACCGAGGCGGAGGCGCGCCACGCGCTGGTGGTCGCCTTCGCCGATGCGCTGCTCGCCGGCATCGCCCTCGCCCCCCTGCGGCAGGCGATCGAATCGGCGGCGGCCGACAAGATCGCGCAGGAACCGTGCAAATGA
- a CDS encoding response regulator, which translates to MTERERITILMADDDPDDRLLLEDALEEVHLDNQFAFVEDGEELMDYLHRRGAYRDLAGTPLPGLILLDLNMPRKDGRQALQEIKADPKLRRIPIVILTTSKAEEDILRSYDLGANSFIVKPVTFDKLVDIVRQLNNYWFEIVRLPEEAAE; encoded by the coding sequence ATGACCGAGAGAGAACGCATCACCATCCTGATGGCCGACGACGACCCCGACGACCGGCTGCTACTCGAGGACGCGCTGGAGGAGGTCCACCTCGACAACCAGTTCGCCTTCGTCGAGGACGGCGAGGAGCTGATGGACTACCTCCACCGGCGCGGCGCCTACCGCGACCTGGCCGGCACCCCCCTGCCGGGATTGATCCTGCTCGACCTCAACATGCCGCGCAAGGACGGCCGGCAGGCGCTGCAGGAGATCAAGGCCGACCCGAAGCTGCGCCGCATCCCGATCGTCATCCTCACCACCTCCAAGGCGGAAGAGGACATCCTGCGCAGCTACGATCTCGGGGCCAACTCCTTCATCGTCAAGCCGGTCACCTTCGACAAGCTGGTCGATATCGTGCGCCAGCTCAACAACTACTGGTTCGAGATCGTCCGTCTGCCCGAGGAAGCAGCCGAGTAG
- a CDS encoding diguanylate cyclase — protein sequence MAAPNDRRDAVVDILLLDDDRDDALLLSAMAEEQMGGRLRLHCCTTCTEADALIEQRGIDLCLVDYHLNGGVNGLQWAEQCHRTHGVMGPALILLTGVAEIDEIDARAGDEDNGIIDFLVKQELTPTLLARTIRFATKQQRLLREMHLREMRARLLFDHAREGIVILDDHGRITQANRAAERLFDYAPGTMPGLYLSQLIPDFSMNLLRTMGRDARPVVSDSSIQRVTAFDRTGRRRDLEMSLGIVHSEHDHFYTAGFLDIGHHLAAVEAMRQQAHTDELTGLMNRRCFRQQADQELGRARRNGQPISLMMIDIDHFKRVNDRYGHAVGDAVLRKVADRLRQDRRELDLLCRWGGEEFLMMLPDSDLSAARALAERLRGNIERLTFDRFPEPVTISIGIAPVDPDQPLKQATQQADQALYRAKEAGRNCVRCAAPRARP from the coding sequence GTGGCCGCACCAAACGACCGGCGCGACGCCGTCGTCGACATTCTGCTGCTCGATGACGACCGGGACGATGCGCTGCTGCTGTCGGCGATGGCCGAAGAGCAGATGGGCGGACGCCTGCGGCTGCACTGCTGCACCACCTGCACGGAAGCCGACGCCCTGATCGAGCAGCGAGGGATCGACCTCTGCCTGGTCGACTACCACCTCAACGGAGGCGTCAACGGGCTGCAGTGGGCCGAGCAGTGCCACCGCACGCATGGAGTGATGGGGCCGGCGTTGATCTTGCTGACCGGCGTAGCGGAGATCGATGAGATCGACGCCCGCGCCGGAGACGAGGACAACGGCATCATCGACTTTCTGGTCAAGCAGGAGCTGACCCCGACACTGCTGGCCCGCACCATCCGCTTCGCCACCAAACAGCAGCGGCTGCTGCGTGAGATGCATCTGCGCGAGATGCGCGCCCGCCTCCTGTTCGACCACGCGCGCGAGGGGATCGTCATCCTCGACGACCACGGGCGGATCACCCAGGCCAACCGCGCCGCCGAGCGGCTGTTCGACTACGCTCCGGGCACCATGCCGGGCCTCTATCTGTCGCAGTTGATCCCCGACTTCTCGATGAACCTGCTGCGCACCATGGGGCGCGACGCCCGCCCGGTGGTCAGCGACAGCAGCATCCAGCGGGTCACCGCCTTCGACCGGACCGGCCGACGGCGCGATCTCGAGATGTCGCTCGGCATCGTCCACTCGGAACACGACCACTTCTATACCGCCGGCTTCCTCGACATCGGCCACCACCTCGCAGCGGTGGAGGCAATGCGCCAGCAGGCCCATACCGACGAGCTGACCGGGCTGATGAACCGACGCTGTTTCCGCCAGCAGGCCGACCAGGAGCTTGGGCGGGCGCGACGCAACGGCCAGCCGATCAGCCTGATGATGATCGACATCGACCACTTCAAACGGGTCAACGACCGCTACGGCCACGCCGTCGGGGACGCCGTGCTGCGCAAGGTGGCCGACCGGCTCCGTCAGGACCGGCGCGAGCTGGATCTGCTCTGCCGCTGGGGCGGCGAGGAGTTCCTCATGATGCTGCCCGACAGCGATCTGTCGGCCGCACGCGCGCTGGCCGAGCGGTTGCGCGGCAACATCGAGCGGCTCACCTTCGACCGGTTCCCGGAGCCTGTGACCATCAGCATCGGCATCGCGCCGGTCGACCCCGATCAACCGCTCAAGCAGGCCACCCAGCAGGCCGACCAGGCGCTCTACCGGGCCAAGGAGGCAGGGCGCAACTGCGTGCGCTGCGCCGCCCCCCGCGCCCGTCCCTGA
- the sufB gene encoding Fe-S cluster assembly protein SufB, with translation MSKPEVEQFANRDYSAGFVTDIEQETLPPGIDEQVIRRISAMKREPGWLTEWRLQAFRLWQRMFEPRWAHVRYPPIDYQAISYYAAPKSGKDGPKSLDEVDPKLLETYEKLGIPLREREMLAGVAVDAVFDSVSVATTFKEKLKEAGVIFCPISEAVRDYPDLVRQYLGSVVPPGDNFFAALNSAVFTDGSFVFVPKGVRCPMELSTYFRINASNTGQFERTLIIAEERAYVSYLEGCTAPMRDENQLHAAVVELVALEDATIKYATVQNWYPGDENGVGGIYNFVTKRGDCRGARARISWTQVETGSAITWKYPSCVLRGDDSVGEFYSVALTNHHQQADTGTKMIHIGKRTRSTILSKGIAAGRGDQSYRGLVRMDRSAEGARNHTRCDSLLLGDRCGAHTFPYIECANPTATVEHEATTSRISDEQLFYCQQRGLSEEAAMQTIVNGFCKDVFDVLPMEFAVEANRLMEVSLEGAVG, from the coding sequence ATGAGCAAACCCGAGGTAGAACAGTTCGCCAACCGCGACTACAGCGCCGGCTTCGTCACCGACATCGAGCAGGAGACGCTGCCGCCGGGCATCGACGAACAGGTGATCCGGCGGATCTCGGCCATGAAGAGGGAGCCCGGCTGGCTGACCGAATGGCGCCTGCAGGCCTTCCGCCTGTGGCAGCGGATGTTCGAGCCGCGCTGGGCCCATGTGCGCTACCCGCCGATCGACTATCAGGCCATCTCCTACTATGCCGCGCCGAAGTCCGGAAAGGATGGGCCCAAGAGCCTGGACGAGGTGGACCCCAAGCTGCTGGAGACCTACGAAAAGCTGGGCATTCCGCTGCGCGAGCGCGAGATGCTGGCCGGCGTGGCGGTCGATGCGGTGTTCGACTCGGTCTCGGTGGCCACCACCTTCAAGGAGAAGCTCAAGGAGGCCGGGGTGATCTTCTGCCCCATCTCCGAGGCGGTACGCGACTATCCCGATCTGGTCCGGCAATACCTGGGCAGCGTGGTGCCGCCGGGCGACAACTTCTTCGCCGCGCTCAACTCGGCGGTCTTCACCGACGGCTCGTTCGTCTTCGTCCCCAAGGGGGTGCGCTGCCCGATGGAGCTCTCCACCTACTTCCGTATCAACGCCTCCAACACCGGCCAGTTCGAACGCACGCTGATCATCGCCGAGGAGCGCGCCTACGTCTCCTATCTCGAAGGGTGCACTGCTCCGATGCGCGACGAGAACCAGCTCCATGCAGCGGTGGTCGAGCTGGTGGCCTTGGAGGATGCCACCATCAAGTACGCCACGGTGCAGAACTGGTATCCGGGCGACGAGAACGGCGTCGGCGGCATCTACAACTTCGTCACCAAACGCGGCGACTGCCGGGGCGCGCGCGCCCGGATCTCCTGGACCCAGGTGGAAACGGGCAGTGCCATCACCTGGAAATATCCAAGCTGCGTGCTGCGCGGCGACGATTCGGTGGGCGAGTTCTACTCGGTGGCACTGACCAACCACCATCAGCAGGCCGACACCGGCACCAAGATGATCCACATCGGCAAGCGCACCCGCAGCACCATCCTCTCCAAAGGGATCGCCGCCGGTCGGGGCGATCAGTCCTACCGCGGGCTGGTCAGGATGGACAGGAGCGCGGAGGGAGCGCGCAACCATACCCGCTGCGACTCCCTGCTCCTCGGCGACCGCTGCGGCGCCCATACCTTCCCCTACATCGAGTGCGCCAACCCGACCGCCACCGTCGAACACGAGGCGACCACCTCCAGAATCAGCGACGAACAACTCTTCTACTGCCAACAGCGCGGCCTCTCCGAAGAGGCGGCGATGCAGACGATCGTCAACGGCTTCTGCAAGGATGTCTTCGATGTACTGCCGATGGAGTTCGCCGTCGAGGCCAACCGGCTGATGGAGGTCTCACTCGAGGGGGCGGTGGGATGA